In Mus musculus strain C57BL/6J chromosome 1, GRCm38.p6 C57BL/6J, a single genomic region encodes these proteins:
- the B3galt2 gene encoding beta-1,3-galactosyltransferase 2, whose translation MLQWRRRHCCFAKMTWSPKRSLLRTPLTGVLSLVFLFAMFLFFNHHDWLPGRPGFKENPVTYTFRGFRSTKSETNHSSLRTIWKEVAPQTLRPHTASNSSNTELSPQGVTGLQNTLSANGSIYNEKGTGHPNSYHFKYIINEPEKCQEKSPFLILLIAAEPGQIEARRAIRQTWGNETLAPGIQIIRVFLLGISIKLNGYLQHAIQEESRQYHDIIQQEYLDTYYNLTIKTLMGMNWVATYCPHTPYVMKTDSDMFVNTEYLIHKLLKPDLPPRHNYFTGYLMRGYAPNRNKDSKWYMPPDLYPSERYPVFCSGTGYVFSGDLAEKIFKVSLGIRRLHLEDVYVGICLAKLRVDPVPPPNEFVFNHWRVSYSSCKYSHLITSHQFQPSELIKYWNHLQQNKHNACANAAKEKAGRYRHRKLH comes from the coding sequence ATGCTTCAGTGGAGAAGACGACACTGCTGCTTTGCAAAAATGACCTGGAGCCCTAAGAGGTCTCTGCTCCGGACTCCCCTTACGGGTGTGCTTTCTCTAGTGTTTCTCTTTGCTATGTTCTTGTTTTTCAATCATCATGACTGGTTACCAGGTAGACCAGGATTCAAAGAAAATCCTGTGACATACACTTTCCGAGGATTTCGTTCTACAAAAAGTGAGACAAACCATAGCTCCCTTCGGACCATCTGGAAAGAAGTAGCTCCTCAGACTCTGAGGCCTCACACAGCAAGCAACTCCAGTAACACCGAGCTATCACCACAGGGAGTCACAGGGCTGCAGAACACTCTCAGTGCCAATGGCAGCATTTATAATGAAAAAGGAACTGGACATCCAAACTCTTACCATTTCAAATATATTATCAATGAGCCTGAAAAATGCCAAGAGAAAAGTCCATTTTTAATACTATTAATAGCTGCAGAACCTGGACAAATCGAAGCAAGAAGAGCTATACGGCAAACTTGGGGCAATGAAACTTTGGCACCTGGCATCCAAATCATACGGGTTTTTTTGTTGGGCATAAGTATTAAGCTAAATGGCTATCTTCAACATGCAATTCAAGAAGAAAGCAGACAGTATCATGATATAATTCAGCAGGAATATTTAGATACATACTATAATCTGACCATTAAAACACTAATGGGTATGAACTGGGTTGCAACATACTGTCCACATACTCCCTATGTTATGAAAACGGACAGTGACATGTTTGTCAACACAGAATACTTAATACACAAGTTACTAAAGCCAGACCTGCCTCCTAGACATAACTATTTTACTGGCTATCTAATGAGAGGATATGCACcgaacagaaacaaagacagtaaGTGGTACATGCCACCAGACCTTTACCCAAGTGAGCGCTACCCTGTCTTCTGCTCAGGAACTGGTTATGTGTTTTCTGGGGATCTGGCAGAGAAGATATTTAAGGTTTCTTTAGGTATCCGTCGTTTGCACTTGGAAGATGTATATGTAGGGATCTGTCTTGCCAAGTTGAGAGTTGATCCTGTGCCCCCTCCCAATGAGTTCGTGTTCAATCACTGGCGAGTTTCTTATTCAAGCTGTAAATACAGCCACCTAATTACCTCTCATCAGTTCCAACCTAGTGAACTGATAAAATACTGGAACCATTTACAACAAAATAAGCACAACGCCTGTGCCAATGCAGcaaaggaaaaggcaggcagGTATCGACACCGCAAACTACACTAG